The proteins below are encoded in one region of Candidatus Methanoperedens sp.:
- a CDS encoding SpaA isopeptide-forming pilin-related protein gives MLTPPVTTFNISGFKIYDNNNNGIWDAGEHGIAGWNITIKNSTTDAEIATSTTDAIGFYQLTNLAPGDYNVTEETRAGWSPTNATFKVITLNNDIMNLNFTNHQAPIQGRGAGGGGAPPAIVNFAPPSPAIDTPVATRQFNITVNQTVNVTWYINGTQVQVNNSITDAKYTNTSASIGIWNVSAGAINDNGSDIQTWTWTVSNMAIVSEITSTYPTPPDKTTQH, from the coding sequence GTGTTAACACCGCCAGTTACAACATTTAACATTTCAGGTTTCAAGATATACGACAACAATAATAATGGGATATGGGATGCTGGCGAGCACGGAATTGCAGGCTGGAATATCACTATTAAGAATAGCACAACAGACGCAGAGATAGCCACTTCAACAACAGATGCTATCGGCTTCTATCAGCTCACGAACCTAGCTCCTGGCGACTATAATGTAACCGAAGAGACGAGAGCAGGATGGAGTCCCACCAACGCCACTTTCAAAGTGATAACTCTCAATAATGACATCATGAACCTGAACTTCACGAATCATCAAGCACCGATACAAGGTCGAGGTGCAGGAGGCGGAGGTGCACCGCCTGCAATAGTTAATTTTGCTCCTCCATCACCGGCCATTGATACTCCAGTAGCTACCAGGCAATTCAATATCACCGTTAACCAGACCGTGAATGTTACCTGGTACATCAACGGTACTCAGGTTCAGGTCAATAATAGTATCACTGATGCAAAGTACACCAATACCAGTGCATCCATTGGAATATGGAACGTGAGCGCGGGTGCAATAAATGATAATGGCAGCGATATACAAACATGGACCTGGACAGTGTCAAACATGGCCATAGTTTCGGAAATTACCTCTACCTATCCCACTCCACCAGATAAGACAACCCAGCACTAA